From one Pseudomonas sp. B21-048 genomic stretch:
- the secF gene encoding protein translocase subunit SecF: MLRTINFMGVRNFAFGVTLFLTVLALFSVATKGMNWGLDFTGGTLIELTYERPADVTKVREQLVTSGYHEAIVQSFGATTDLLVRMPGEDPQLGHQVAEALQKVGGDNPAVVKRVEFVGPQVGEELRDQGGLGMLMALGGILIYLAFRFQWKFAVGAIVSLIHDVIVTIGILSFFQITFDLTVLAAVLAIIGYSLNDTIVVFDRVRENFRVLRKASLIENINISTTQTLLRTMATSISTLLAIAALLFFGGDNLFGFSIALFIGVLAGTYSSIYIANVVLIWLNLSSEDLIPAAAVETEVDDRP, translated from the coding sequence ATGTTACGTACAATCAACTTCATGGGCGTTCGCAACTTCGCGTTCGGCGTCACATTGTTCCTTACCGTGCTGGCTTTGTTCAGCGTTGCCACCAAGGGCATGAACTGGGGCCTGGACTTCACCGGCGGTACGCTCATCGAGCTGACCTACGAGCGTCCGGCCGATGTCACCAAGGTGCGTGAGCAGCTGGTTACATCGGGTTATCACGAGGCAATCGTGCAGAGCTTCGGTGCGACTACCGATTTGCTGGTGCGTATGCCAGGTGAAGACCCGCAGTTGGGTCATCAGGTGGCCGAGGCCTTGCAGAAGGTCGGTGGCGACAACCCTGCGGTGGTCAAGCGCGTCGAATTCGTCGGCCCTCAGGTCGGTGAAGAACTGCGCGACCAGGGCGGCCTCGGCATGCTGATGGCGCTGGGCGGCATTTTGATCTACCTGGCTTTCCGCTTTCAGTGGAAGTTTGCGGTCGGTGCGATCGTATCCTTGATCCACGACGTGATCGTGACCATCGGTATCCTGTCGTTCTTCCAGATCACCTTCGACCTGACGGTATTGGCGGCAGTACTGGCGATCATCGGTTACTCGCTCAATGACACCATCGTGGTATTCGACCGGGTTCGTGAGAACTTCCGGGTACTGCGCAAGGCCAGCCTGATCGAGAACATCAACATCTCGACCACGCAAACCCTGCTGCGGACCATGGCGACGTCGATCTCCACTTTGCTGGCGATCGCGGCCCTGTTGTTCTTCGGTGGCGACAACCTGTTCGGCTTCTCCATTGCCCTGTTCATCGGTGTTCTGGCGGGTACTTACTCGTCGATCTACATCGCGAACGTGGTGCTGATCTGGCTGAACCTGAGCAGCGAGGACCTGATTCCTGCTGCGGCGGTAGAGACGGAAGTCGACGACCGTCCATAA
- a CDS encoding glycine zipper 2TM domain-containing protein, whose amino-acid sequence MNKSLLVGAVLGAVGVTAGGAVATYNLVKSGPEYAQVLAVEPVKTQIKTPREVCKDVTVTRQAPVKDQHQIAGTVVGALAGGLLGNQIGGGTGKKIATVAGAVGGGYAGNKVQEGMQERDTYTTTQTRCNTVNDISDKVVGYDVRYSLDGKEGKVRMDRDPGNQIPVDKEGKLILGQNEPAQQ is encoded by the coding sequence GTGAACAAGTCGTTGCTGGTTGGTGCGGTATTGGGTGCTGTCGGTGTCACTGCCGGGGGTGCTGTTGCCACTTACAACCTGGTTAAAAGCGGCCCTGAGTATGCGCAAGTGCTGGCCGTTGAACCGGTCAAGACACAAATCAAGACTCCACGTGAAGTGTGCAAGGACGTTACGGTTACCCGGCAAGCGCCGGTAAAAGATCAACACCAGATCGCCGGTACGGTGGTCGGCGCGCTGGCCGGTGGCCTGTTGGGCAACCAGATCGGCGGCGGTACAGGCAAGAAAATCGCCACAGTGGCCGGTGCGGTCGGCGGCGGTTATGCGGGCAACAAGGTGCAGGAAGGCATGCAGGAGCGTGATACCTACACCACCACTCAAACCCGCTGTAACACCGTGAATGACATCAGCGACAAAGTTGTAGGCTACGACGTTCGCTATTCGCTGGATGGCAAGGAAGGCAAAGTGCGGATGGATCGCGATCCGGGCAACCAGATTCCGGTCGACAAGGAAGGCAAGTTGATCCTGGGGCAAAACGAACCGGCTCAACAATAA
- the xerD gene encoding site-specific tyrosine recombinase XerD, translating into MPAIDHPLIDQFLDALWLEKGLSDNTRDAYRSDLALFNGWLQEKGLELISAGRELILDHLAWRLAQNYKPRSTARFLSGVRGFYRYLLREKLIAVDPTLRIDMPQLGRPLPKSLSEADVDALLAAPDLSEAIGQRDRAMLEVLYACGLRVTELISLTLEQVNLRQGVLRVMGKGSKERLVPMGEEAIVWVERYMRDARGELLSGRPSDVLFPSLRGEQMTRQTFWHRIKHQAKVAGIGKSLSPHTLRHAFATHLLNHGADLRVVQMLLGHSDLSTTQIYTHVARARLQDLHAKHHPRG; encoded by the coding sequence ATGCCTGCCATCGATCATCCCCTGATAGACCAGTTCCTCGACGCCCTGTGGCTGGAAAAAGGCCTTTCCGATAACACCCGCGATGCCTATCGCAGCGACTTGGCCTTGTTCAACGGCTGGTTGCAGGAGAAGGGCCTGGAGCTGATCAGCGCCGGCCGCGAGTTGATTCTCGATCACTTGGCCTGGCGCCTGGCGCAAAACTACAAGCCCCGTTCTACGGCGCGGTTTCTTTCCGGTGTGCGTGGTTTCTATCGCTATTTGCTGCGGGAAAAGCTGATTGCTGTCGATCCGACCTTGCGCATCGATATGCCGCAACTGGGCAGGCCGTTGCCCAAATCCTTGTCAGAGGCCGATGTAGACGCGCTGTTGGCCGCGCCAGACTTGAGCGAAGCCATCGGTCAGCGTGACCGCGCCATGCTTGAGGTGCTTTATGCCTGTGGTTTGCGGGTGACGGAGCTGATCAGCCTGACGCTGGAACAGGTCAACCTGCGCCAGGGCGTGCTGCGAGTGATGGGCAAGGGCAGCAAGGAGCGGCTGGTGCCGATGGGCGAGGAGGCGATTGTCTGGGTCGAGCGCTACATGCGTGACGCTCGTGGCGAGTTGCTGAGCGGGCGTCCCAGCGATGTGCTGTTCCCCAGCCTGCGCGGCGAGCAGATGACCCGCCAGACCTTCTGGCATCGCATCAAGCACCAGGCCAAGGTCGCCGGTATCGGCAAGTCGCTGTCGCCGCACACCCTGCGTCATGCCTTCGCCACGCACTTGCTCAACCACGGTGCCGACCTTCGAGTGGTGCAAATGCTGCTCGGCCACAGCGATCTTTCGACCACCCAGATCTATACTCACGTCGCCCGCGCACGCTTGCAGGACCTGCACGCCAAACATCACCCCAGAGGCTAG
- the dsbC gene encoding bifunctional protein-disulfide isomerase/oxidoreductase DsbC: MRLTQIFAAAAIALVSTFAVADDAADKAIRKSLENLDLDVPVETITASPLPGLYEVKLKGSRVLYASADGQYVVQGYMFQLKDGKPVNLTEKTERLGISKLINNIPVAETVVYPAIGETKSHITVFTDTTCPYCHKLHAEVPELNKLGIEVRYVAFPRQGLGSPGDEQLQAVWCSKDKKAAMDKMVDGKEIKAAKCDNPVSKQFALGQSIGVNGTPAIVLADGQVIPGYQPAPQVAKLALGAK, from the coding sequence ATGCGTCTGACCCAGATTTTCGCCGCCGCAGCCATTGCGTTGGTCAGCACCTTTGCCGTCGCCGATGACGCGGCCGACAAAGCCATTCGTAAAAGCCTGGAAAACCTCGATCTCGACGTGCCGGTCGAAACCATCACCGCCAGCCCGCTGCCAGGTCTGTACGAAGTCAAACTCAAGGGCAGCCGCGTGCTTTACGCCAGCGCCGACGGCCAGTACGTTGTTCAGGGCTACATGTTCCAGCTAAAGGACGGCAAACCGGTCAACCTGACCGAGAAGACCGAGCGCCTGGGCATTTCCAAGCTGATCAACAACATTCCAGTGGCTGAAACCGTGGTCTACCCGGCTATCGGCGAAACCAAGTCGCACATCACCGTCTTCACCGACACTACCTGCCCGTACTGCCACAAGCTGCACGCCGAAGTGCCGGAGCTGAACAAGCTGGGTATCGAAGTGCGTTATGTTGCATTCCCGCGCCAGGGCCTGGGCTCGCCGGGTGACGAGCAACTGCAAGCCGTGTGGTGCTCCAAGGACAAGAAAGCGGCCATGGACAAAATGGTCGATGGCAAGGAAATCAAGGCCGCCAAGTGCGATAACCCGGTTTCCAAGCAGTTTGCTCTCGGTCAGTCGATTGGCGTGAACGGTACACCGGCCATCGTTTTGGCCGACGGACAGGTCATTCCGGGCTACCAGCCTGCGCCACAAGTCGCCAAACTGGCACTGGGCGCGAAATAA
- a CDS encoding homoserine dehydrogenase, which yields MKPVKVGICGLGTVGGGTFNVLQRNAEEIARRAGRGIEVAQIAMRTPKPQFQTTGIAITNDVFEVATNPEIDIVIELMGGYTVARELVLKAIENGKHVVTANKALIAVHGNEIFAKAREKGVIVAFEAAVAGGIPVIKAIREGLSANRINWVAGIINGTGNFILTEMREKGRTFEDVLAEAQALGYAEADPTFDVEGIDAAHKLTILASIAFGIPLQFDKAYTEGITKLTTADVNYAEALGYRIKHLGVARSTAAGIELRVHPTLIPADRLIANVNGVMNAVMVNGDAAGSTLFYGAGAGMEPTASSVIADLVDVVRAMTSDPENRVPHLAFQPDSLSAHPILPIEACESAYYLRIQAKDHPGVLAQVASILSERGINIESIMQKEVEEHDGLVPMILLTHRVLEQHMNDAITALEALEGVVGPVVRIRVEHLN from the coding sequence GTGAAACCGGTCAAAGTAGGCATCTGTGGGTTAGGGACCGTCGGTGGCGGTACCTTCAACGTACTTCAGCGCAACGCCGAGGAAATTGCTCGTCGTGCCGGGCGTGGAATCGAAGTGGCACAAATTGCCATGCGCACGCCAAAGCCTCAGTTCCAGACGACCGGTATTGCGATTACCAACGATGTCTTCGAAGTGGCCACGAACCCTGAGATCGACATCGTTATAGAGCTGATGGGCGGCTACACCGTTGCCCGCGAGCTGGTACTCAAGGCCATCGAGAATGGCAAGCATGTGGTCACCGCGAACAAGGCACTGATCGCCGTTCACGGTAATGAAATTTTCGCCAAGGCTCGCGAGAAGGGCGTGATCGTTGCGTTCGAAGCGGCCGTGGCCGGCGGCATCCCGGTGATCAAAGCGATCCGTGAAGGTTTGTCCGCCAACCGCATCAACTGGGTGGCCGGTATCATCAACGGCACCGGTAACTTCATCCTCACCGAAATGCGTGAGAAGGGTCGCACCTTCGAAGACGTACTCGCCGAGGCGCAAGCCCTGGGTTACGCCGAAGCCGATCCGACCTTCGACGTCGAAGGCATCGACGCGGCCCACAAGCTGACGATCCTGGCGTCCATCGCGTTCGGCATTCCGCTGCAATTCGATAAGGCTTACACCGAAGGCATCACCAAACTGACCACCGCTGACGTGAATTACGCCGAAGCGCTGGGCTATCGCATCAAGCACCTGGGCGTGGCGCGCAGCACCGCGGCCGGTATCGAGCTGCGTGTGCACCCGACGCTGATCCCGGCCGATCGCTTGATCGCCAACGTCAACGGCGTGATGAACGCGGTGATGGTCAACGGCGATGCTGCCGGTTCGACGCTGTTCTACGGCGCCGGCGCCGGCATGGAGCCGACCGCTTCGTCGGTGATCGCTGACCTGGTGGACGTGGTTCGCGCCATGACTTCCGACCCGGAAAACCGTGTGCCGCACCTGGCTTTCCAGCCGGATTCGCTGTCGGCCCATCCGATTCTGCCGATCGAAGCCTGCGAAAGCGCGTACTACCTGCGCATTCAGGCCAAGGACCATCCGGGCGTGTTGGCTCAGGTGGCGAGCATCCTGTCGGAGCGCGGCATCAACATCGAATCGATCATGCAGAAAGAAGTCGAGGAGCATGACGGTCTGGTGCCAATGATCCTGCTGACGCACCGTGTGCTGGAGCAGCACATGAACGACGCGATCACCGCCCTGGAGGCCTTGGAAGGCGTGGTCGGCCCGGTCGTACGGATCCGTGTCGAACATTTGAATTAA
- the thrC gene encoding threonine synthase gives MRYISTRGQAPALNFEDVLLAGLATDGGLYVPENLPRFTQEEIASWAGLPYHELAFRVMRPFVTGSIPDADFKKILEETYGVFSHNAVAPLRQLNGNEWVLELFHGPTLAFKDFALQLLGRLLDYVLEKRGERVVIVGATSGDTGSAAIEGCKHCENVDIFILHPHNRVSEVQRRQMTTIFGENIHNIAIEGNFDDCQEMVKASFADQSFLKGTRLVAVNSINWARIMAQIVYYFHAALQLGGPARSVSFSVPTGNFGDIFAGYLARNMGLPINQLIVATNRNDILHRFMSGNQYVKETLHATLSPSMDIMVSSNFERLLFDLHGRNGAAIAGLMDTFKQGGGFSVEEERWTEARKLFDSLAVDDAQTCETIAEVFEQTGELLDPHTAIGVKAARECRRSLDIPMVILGTAHPVKFPDAVEKAGVGKALELPAHLSDLFERDERCTVLPNDLKAVQAFVSQHGNRGKPL, from the coding sequence ATGCGTTATATCAGTACCCGCGGCCAGGCACCGGCCCTGAATTTCGAAGATGTCCTGCTGGCCGGTCTCGCCACCGACGGCGGTCTGTACGTCCCGGAAAACCTGCCACGTTTCACCCAGGAAGAAATCGCATCCTGGGCCGGCCTGCCGTATCACGAGCTGGCCTTCCGGGTGATGCGCCCGTTCGTCACCGGCAGTATTCCGGATGCCGATTTCAAAAAAATTCTTGAAGAAACGTACGGCGTGTTTTCCCACAACGCCGTGGCACCACTGCGTCAGCTGAATGGCAACGAATGGGTACTGGAGCTGTTTCACGGCCCAACCCTGGCGTTCAAGGACTTCGCCCTGCAACTGCTGGGTCGTCTGCTCGACTACGTGCTGGAAAAGCGTGGCGAGCGCGTGGTGATTGTTGGCGCTACCTCCGGCGACACCGGTTCGGCGGCAATCGAAGGTTGCAAGCACTGCGAAAACGTCGACATCTTCATCCTGCACCCGCACAACCGTGTGTCCGAAGTGCAGCGTCGCCAGATGACCACCATCTTCGGCGAGAACATCCATAACATCGCCATCGAAGGCAACTTCGATGACTGCCAGGAAATGGTCAAGGCCAGCTTCGCCGACCAGAGCTTCCTCAAGGGCACACGCCTGGTGGCGGTTAACTCGATCAACTGGGCGCGGATCATGGCCCAGATCGTTTACTACTTCCACGCAGCCCTGCAACTGGGCGGCCCGGCGCGTTCGGTGTCGTTCTCGGTGCCGACCGGCAACTTTGGCGATATCTTCGCCGGTTACCTGGCGCGCAACATGGGCCTGCCGATCAACCAGTTGATCGTCGCCACCAACCGCAACGACATCCTGCACCGCTTCATGAGCGGCAATCAGTACGTCAAGGAAACCCTGCACGCCACGCTGTCGCCGTCCATGGACATCATGGTCTCGTCGAACTTCGAACGCCTGCTGTTCGACCTGCACGGTCGCAACGGCGCGGCGATTGCCGGTTTGATGGACACCTTCAAGCAGGGCGGCGGTTTTAGCGTCGAAGAGGAACGCTGGACCGAGGCACGCAAACTGTTCGATTCGCTGGCCGTGGACGACGCCCAAACGTGCGAAACCATTGCTGAAGTCTTTGAGCAAACCGGCGAGCTGCTGGACCCGCACACCGCCATCGGCGTGAAGGCCGCGCGCGAATGCCGTCGCAGCCTGGATATTCCGATGGTGATCCTCGGCACGGCCCATCCGGTCAAATTCCCGGACGCAGTGGAAAAAGCCGGTGTAGGAAAAGCGCTCGAACTACCTGCACATCTTTCTGATTTGTTTGAGCGAGATGAGCGTTGCACCGTGTTGCCGAACGACCTGAAAGCCGTGCAGGCCTTTGTCAGTCAGCATGGCAACCGCGGCAAGCCGCTGTAA
- a CDS encoding transporter substrate-binding domain-containing protein has protein sequence MLFFRGFKPAICWMFLLGALGFGQWVKAAQLATHESRESATVARIELDAQERQWIAEHPMVIVASAQYPLYLFKDEHGHWSGLNNDVLNRISAMTGLRFVHEESFSTDQLLERLESGAADMSTTLAMNDERKVFLDFSHAFGGAGWVLVGLAGTPALQSLEQLSKRVLVLPTRHALEGVIRRDYPAIELRSVKTYAEARALVESGEAYATIENEIGAQLYPLGRLKVGHAVEGKWEADHLAVRKGQPQLLSILNKALEAFPPAELRAIRLQWLNGIAPVHAPSAWQRITQWGCWSMFVVSLFGLLSLLWNRRLAALIKQRRDAEKDLNDQLAFQHALIDAMPDPMFVRDLEGRLIMCNKSYEERLSTRFDQVQGRQLIELDVLPKETAEQLHAEFMAQLGTRKTRFSERQLTFKDGVRDIYQWTVPFYSADGQLRGLLGGWSDIGKRTRQM, from the coding sequence ATGCTGTTTTTTAGAGGGTTTAAACCAGCCATATGCTGGATGTTTTTGCTGGGCGCCCTGGGCTTTGGGCAATGGGTAAAGGCCGCACAATTGGCGACACATGAATCCCGGGAGTCTGCCACCGTCGCACGCATTGAGCTGGACGCTCAGGAGCGGCAATGGATCGCTGAACATCCGATGGTTATCGTGGCGTCGGCGCAGTACCCGCTGTATCTGTTCAAGGATGAGCACGGTCACTGGAGCGGTTTGAACAACGATGTGCTCAACCGCATCAGCGCCATGACAGGGTTGCGGTTCGTCCATGAAGAGTCGTTTTCCACCGACCAACTGCTGGAGCGACTGGAAAGCGGCGCGGCGGACATGAGTACGACGCTGGCAATGAATGACGAGCGCAAGGTGTTTCTGGATTTCAGTCATGCGTTCGGCGGGGCGGGCTGGGTGCTCGTGGGGCTGGCAGGTACGCCAGCGTTACAGTCCCTGGAACAGCTTTCGAAAAGAGTCCTGGTGCTGCCGACCCGGCACGCCCTGGAGGGTGTAATTCGTCGTGACTACCCGGCGATCGAGCTGCGCTCGGTCAAAACCTACGCTGAAGCCCGAGCGCTGGTGGAAAGTGGCGAGGCCTACGCCACCATTGAAAACGAAATCGGAGCGCAGCTCTATCCCTTGGGCCGGCTCAAGGTAGGGCATGCAGTGGAAGGCAAATGGGAGGCTGATCATTTGGCTGTCCGCAAAGGACAGCCGCAGTTATTGAGCATCCTCAACAAGGCGCTGGAGGCATTTCCACCCGCCGAGTTACGCGCCATACGGCTGCAATGGCTGAACGGAATTGCACCGGTACACGCGCCCTCGGCCTGGCAGCGGATAACCCAGTGGGGTTGCTGGAGCATGTTCGTCGTTAGTCTGTTCGGCTTGCTCTCATTGCTTTGGAACCGTCGGCTCGCTGCACTGATCAAGCAACGGCGGGACGCCGAGAAAGACCTCAATGACCAGCTCGCATTCCAGCACGCGTTGATAGACGCCATGCCCGATCCGATGTTCGTGCGTGATCTGGAAGGGCGTTTGATCATGTGCAACAAAAGTTATGAGGAGCGCTTGTCGACCCGTTTCGACCAGGTTCAGGGGCGACAACTGATTGAACTCGACGTTTTGCCCAAAGAGACTGCCGAACAGCTGCACGCCGAGTTCATGGCCCAGCTAGGTACTCGCAAAACCCGCTTCAGCGAACGTCAGTTGACATTCAAGGATGGCGTCAGGGACATCTACCAGTGGACGGTGCCATTTTACAGTGCAGACGGTCAATTGCGAGGACTGCTGGGCGGATGGAGCGATATCGGCAAGCGTACAAGGCAGATGTGA
- a CDS encoding DUF3509 domain-containing protein: MERISLLLGEALSPYQVTLTPSGAQGECLVTLKSASGTIVIERLFNQAQLSDKRLLTDVADGLHRDVLIAEGRLEPCVIAALRNAAQDKILASRN, from the coding sequence ATGGAACGTATCAGTTTATTACTCGGTGAGGCTCTGAGCCCGTATCAGGTTACGTTGACCCCGTCGGGTGCCCAAGGCGAATGCCTGGTGACGCTGAAGAGTGCGAGCGGCACTATTGTGATCGAACGGCTGTTCAATCAAGCCCAGTTATCCGATAAACGTCTACTGACCGATGTCGCCGATGGGCTGCACCGCGACGTGCTGATCGCTGAAGGACGTCTGGAGCCCTGTGTCATTGCGGCGTTGCGCAATGCTGCTCAAGACAAGATCCTGGCCAGCCGAAATTGA
- a CDS encoding CaiB/BaiF CoA-transferase family protein: MPFSNKPLSGLKVIELGTLIAGPFASRICGEFGAEVIKIESPDGGDPLRKWRKLYEGTSLWWFVQARNKKSLTLNLKHPDGLAILKQLLSEADILIENFRPGVLEKLGLGWEVLHALNPKLVMVRLSGFGQTGPMKDQPGFGAVGESMGGLRYITGFEDRPPVRTGISIGDSIAALWGVIGALMALRHREVNGGLGQVVDVALYEAIFAMMESMVPEFDVFGFIRERTGNIMPGITPSSIHTSADGKHVQIGANGDAIFKRFMLIIGREDLANDPVLASNDGRDSRRDEIYGVIDRWVNSLPLDTVIERLNQADVPASRIFSAEDMFSDPQYLAREMFLQAKLPDGKDFKMPGIVPKLSETPGSSEWVGPQLGEHNAQVLHDLGYDPAQIARLREDGAI; encoded by the coding sequence ATGCCGTTCTCCAACAAACCGCTCTCCGGTCTGAAAGTCATCGAATTGGGTACGTTGATTGCCGGGCCGTTTGCCTCGCGTATTTGCGGCGAGTTCGGCGCCGAAGTGATCAAGATCGAGTCACCGGACGGCGGTGATCCGTTGCGCAAATGGCGCAAACTGTACGAAGGCACTTCGCTGTGGTGGTTCGTTCAGGCGCGTAACAAGAAGTCTCTGACCCTGAACCTGAAACACCCGGACGGCCTGGCGATACTGAAACAGCTGCTCAGCGAAGCAGACATCCTGATCGAGAATTTTCGCCCCGGCGTGCTGGAAAAGCTCGGCCTGGGCTGGGAAGTCTTACACGCACTGAACCCGAAACTGGTGATGGTGCGGCTCTCGGGCTTTGGCCAGACCGGGCCGATGAAAGATCAGCCCGGCTTCGGCGCGGTCGGTGAATCCATGGGCGGCCTGCGCTACATCACCGGCTTCGAGGACCGGCCGCCGGTGCGCACCGGGATTTCCATTGGCGACTCGATTGCCGCGCTCTGGGGCGTGATTGGCGCGCTGATGGCCTTGCGTCATCGCGAGGTCAACGGCGGCTTGGGACAAGTGGTGGATGTGGCGCTGTACGAAGCGATCTTCGCCATGATGGAAAGCATGGTCCCGGAGTTCGATGTGTTCGGCTTCATCCGCGAACGCACCGGCAACATCATGCCGGGTATCACGCCCTCCTCCATCCACACCAGCGCCGACGGCAAACACGTGCAGATCGGCGCCAATGGCGATGCGATCTTCAAGCGTTTCATGCTGATCATCGGTCGCGAAGACCTGGCCAATGATCCTGTGCTGGCCAGCAACGACGGACGCGACAGCCGTCGCGACGAGATTTATGGGGTGATCGATCGCTGGGTCAACTCACTGCCGCTGGACACGGTGATCGAACGACTGAACCAGGCCGACGTTCCCGCCAGCCGGATCTTCAGTGCCGAAGACATGTTCAGCGATCCGCAGTACCTGGCCCGGGAAATGTTCCTACAAGCCAAGCTGCCCGACGGCAAGGACTTCAAGATGCCCGGCATTGTGCCAAAACTCTCTGAAACACCCGGCAGCTCCGAATGGGTCGGGCCACAGTTGGGCGAACACAATGCCCAGGTCCTCCACGATCTGGGCTACGACCCGGCACAGATCGCGCGGCTGCGTGAAGACGGGGCCATCTAA
- a CDS encoding YaeQ family protein: protein MAQPSTTYKFELNLTDLDRSVYESVKQTIARHPSETEERMTVRLLAYAFWYNEQLSFGRGLSDVDEPALWEKSLDDRVLHWIEVGQPDADRLTWCSRRTERTSLLAYGSLRVWETKVIPAIKNLKNVHIAAVPQEVLETLAKDMPRVIKWDVMISEGTIFVTDDRGQHEVQLQWLSGERG from the coding sequence ATGGCCCAGCCGTCCACGACCTACAAGTTTGAACTGAACCTCACCGACCTTGACCGCAGCGTCTACGAGAGCGTGAAGCAGACCATCGCCCGTCACCCTTCGGAAACCGAAGAGCGCATGACCGTGCGGCTGCTGGCCTACGCCTTCTGGTACAACGAGCAGCTGTCCTTCGGTCGCGGTCTGTCAGACGTGGATGAACCGGCGCTGTGGGAAAAAAGCCTGGATGATCGTGTCCTGCACTGGATCGAAGTCGGCCAGCCAGACGCCGATCGCCTGACCTGGTGCTCGCGCCGCACCGAGCGCACCAGCCTGCTGGCCTACGGCAGCCTGCGTGTCTGGGAAACCAAAGTGATCCCGGCGATCAAAAACCTCAAAAACGTTCACATCGCCGCTGTGCCTCAGGAAGTGCTGGAAACCCTGGCCAAGGACATGCCGCGCGTTATCAAGTGGGATGTGATGATCAGTGAAGGAACGATTTTCGTCACCGACGACCGTGGTCAGCACGAAGTCCAGTTGCAATGGCTGAGTGGCGAACGCGGCTGA